A region from the Thermoplasmatales archaeon genome encodes:
- a CDS encoding N-glycosyltransferase, whose product MILFYVNLAFIGFAVISILYYLINSYHSIHYKQPAGTNPVDPAGVTALIPVYNEDPQIFARVVGAVKNQGIKFVVVGDSSFDPYRKITEENGGKFIYLPKHGGKRKAVSEGIREISTEYVMLVDSDTVIPANTVRSMLSKFDTDVGGIGANLSVSRNNNWISYSAEFVERSREVLFRALSSHGSVMLLDGACVMYRTGLVKPFILSEQYTDHRVFGKKSQLGDDRQLTGFIIRSNYKAIKDYDVSVEVTAPNSLGKLVRQNIRWARSNWVNFFRELFNGTARKAGRFYTFDLLYTYMLPIIFVGIGLAQVYLFFHIDSRFLLDHFTSTTGAISFNFLLRNMTGVREVFFLRILLTFVNYLSTAVFTVAIAFRIDKERLKTLAYGSIAMIVMLSTTLYGLLTIWKQNGWMTR is encoded by the coding sequence GTGATACTTTTCTATGTCAATTTGGCATTCATTGGGTTTGCAGTTATTTCAATTTTATACTACTTAATAAATAGTTATCATTCAATACATTACAAACAACCCGCGGGGACTAACCCTGTTGATCCGGCGGGTGTGACCGCACTAATTCCCGTATACAATGAAGATCCACAGATATTTGCCAGGGTAGTCGGGGCAGTCAAGAATCAGGGCATAAAATTTGTCGTTGTCGGTGACTCCTCCTTTGACCCGTATAGAAAGATTACCGAAGAAAATGGTGGTAAATTCATCTACCTGCCGAAACATGGCGGGAAAAGAAAGGCGGTTTCCGAAGGGATCAGGGAGATCTCTACTGAATATGTAATGCTGGTAGACAGCGATACAGTCATACCGGCAAATACTGTCAGGAGCATGCTATCCAAATTTGATACGGACGTGGGCGGGATTGGAGCCAATCTCTCTGTGAGCAGAAATAATAACTGGATTTCTTATAGTGCTGAATTCGTTGAGCGGTCCAGGGAAGTCCTGTTCAGGGCGCTTTCTTCCCACGGCAGCGTAATGTTGCTCGATGGGGCCTGCGTAATGTACAGGACCGGACTCGTAAAACCTTTCATATTGTCTGAACAATACACGGATCACCGCGTGTTTGGAAAGAAGAGTCAGCTTGGGGACGACAGGCAGTTGACTGGATTCATAATACGATCCAATTACAAGGCCATAAAGGATTATGACGTATCTGTGGAAGTAACTGCACCGAACTCTCTGGGGAAACTGGTCAGGCAGAATATAAGATGGGCAAGGTCAAACTGGGTTAATTTCTTCAGGGAACTTTTCAATGGCACTGCCAGGAAAGCGGGAAGATTTTACACATTTGACTTGCTTTATACGTATATGCTGCCAATAATCTTTGTGGGTATAGGTTTAGCGCAGGTATACCTGTTCTTTCACATAGATTCCCGCTTTCTTTTAGATCACTTTACTTCAACAACAGGCGCAATTTCATTCAACTTTCTACTTAGAAACATGACCGGTGTGAGAGAAGTGTTTTTCCTGAGGATCCTGCTGACCTTTGTAAACTATCTGTCAACGGCAGTGTTTACCGTAGCCATAGCATTCCGCATAGACAAGGAAAGGCTGAAGACGCTCGCCTACGGATCCATAGCAATGATTGTAATGCTGTCAACAACTCTTTACGGTCTGCTAACAATATGGAAACAAAATGGCTGGATGACAAGATAA